In Magnetospirillum sp. 15-1, the sequence AACCTTCACGCCGTCGGCGCGCAACGTGCGATCGAGAATGAAGACGTTGACCTTATAACGCTCGCTCGGCGTCTCGGGCAGCTGATACCAATCGGTGATGATGGTGCCGCCGAAGGCATCGGCCGTCGTAATGGGCATGAAGGAGACGGTGTCGAGCGACGCCCGCCACAGGAAGGCGTTGACGCCGATACCCACGCCTTCGTTGTCCGGCTTGCTCTTGCCGAACAGTCCTTCCGGCCCGAAGATGGTCTCGCGCTTTTCGTTGGACATGCGCGGCGCGGATTCGCCCTTTTCCTTGGTCGGATAGA encodes:
- a CDS encoding DUF3576 domain-containing protein; the protein is MTRKISVGGLGALALIGVTLMLSACGESQAVYPTKEKGESAPRMSNEKRETIFGPEGLFGKSKPDNEGVGIGVNAFLWRASLDTVSFMPITTADAFGGTIITDWYQLPETPSERYKVNVFILDRTLRADGVKVSLFKQVRDGSGNWVDVRVDPKMAVDLENSILTRARQLRVVSTE